One Fusobacterium ulcerans DNA segment encodes these proteins:
- a CDS encoding STAS domain-containing protein: protein MVENFDIIEKNVGDIKVIKVIGELDALVAPKLKERITKLVEMDTIKFIIDFEELVHINSLAMGILRGKLRVVKDIGGDIKLINLNENIKTIFEMIGLDEIFEIYETEDEAVESFK, encoded by the coding sequence ATGGTAGAAAATTTTGATATAATCGAAAAAAATGTTGGGGATATAAAAGTTATAAAAGTGATTGGTGAATTAGATGCTTTAGTAGCTCCAAAATTAAAAGAAAGAATAACAAAACTTGTTGAGATGGACACAATAAAATTCATAATCGATTTTGAGGAATTAGTTCACATTAACAGTCTGGCTATGGGAATCCTAAGAGGGAAATTAAGAGTAGTAAAAGATATAGGTGGAGACATTAAACTTATAAATTTAAATGAGAATATTAAGACTATATTTGAAATGATAGGATTAGACGAAATATTCGAAATATACGAAACAGAAGATGAGGCAGTAGAAAGTTTTAAATAA
- the rny gene encoding ribonuclease Y, with translation MNIGISIGLAIIGLSIIISLMYKKSVIDKKINELNDLEDEVTKSKIKAKEIIELAEKEAAAKGKEIELKAKEHVYQLKEEAEREIKNSKNELLQKEARLTKKEEALDNKIEKLEVKSQELERTTEELELKREEIDKIRLQQENELERISGLSKVEARDILIAKLRDDLTHETAVAIKEYECKLEDEKDRISRRILSTSIGKASADYVVDATVSVVNLPNDEMKGRIIGREGRNIRAIEALTGVDIIIDDTPEAVVLSSFDGVKREIARIAIEKLITDGRIHPGKIEEVVNKAKKEIEKEIVDAGEEALIELGIPAMHPEVIRTLGRLKFRTSYGQNVLTHSIEVAKLSANLAAEIGADTELAKRAGLLHDVGKVLENDIEASHAIIGGEFLKKFGEKSDVINAVMAHHNEVEFETVEAILVQAADAISASRPGARRETLTAYLKRLESLEEIANSFNGVESSYAIQAGREIRIIINPDSISDDAATKMSRDVAKKIEETMQYPGQIKVTIVRETRAVEYAK, from the coding sequence ATGAATATAGGAATAAGTATAGGATTAGCGATAATCGGACTTAGTATCATCATTTCGTTGATGTATAAAAAGTCTGTTATAGATAAAAAGATAAATGAATTAAATGATTTAGAGGATGAGGTTACAAAATCAAAAATAAAGGCTAAAGAAATAATAGAATTAGCTGAAAAAGAAGCAGCAGCAAAGGGAAAAGAGATAGAGCTGAAAGCTAAAGAACATGTGTATCAATTAAAAGAGGAAGCTGAAAGAGAGATTAAAAACTCTAAAAATGAACTTCTTCAAAAAGAAGCAAGACTTACTAAAAAAGAAGAAGCTTTGGATAATAAAATAGAAAAATTAGAAGTTAAGAGTCAGGAACTTGAAAGAACAACTGAAGAACTTGAGCTAAAAAGAGAAGAAATAGATAAAATAAGATTACAACAGGAAAATGAACTTGAAAGAATATCTGGACTTTCAAAAGTAGAAGCAAGAGATATTCTGATAGCAAAATTAAGAGATGATCTTACTCATGAAACTGCTGTAGCTATTAAAGAATATGAATGCAAACTTGAAGATGAGAAAGACAGAATATCTAGAAGAATACTTTCAACTTCTATAGGTAAAGCATCAGCTGATTATGTGGTAGATGCGACTGTTTCAGTTGTAAATCTTCCTAATGATGAAATGAAAGGAAGAATAATTGGAAGAGAAGGAAGAAATATAAGAGCTATTGAAGCTTTAACAGGTGTAGATATTATAATTGATGATACTCCAGAAGCAGTAGTGCTTTCTAGTTTTGATGGAGTAAAAAGAGAAATAGCAAGAATAGCTATTGAAAAACTTATCACTGATGGAAGAATCCATCCAGGTAAAATCGAAGAAGTAGTAAACAAAGCTAAAAAAGAAATAGAGAAAGAAATTGTAGATGCTGGAGAAGAAGCATTAATTGAATTAGGAATACCAGCAATGCATCCTGAAGTAATAAGAACTTTAGGAAGATTGAAATTTAGAACAAGTTATGGACAAAATGTGCTTACTCATTCAATAGAGGTAGCTAAATTATCGGCTAATCTAGCAGCTGAGATAGGTGCAGATACAGAATTGGCAAAAAGAGCAGGACTTTTACACGATGTAGGAAAAGTTCTTGAAAATGATATAGAAGCTTCTCATGCTATTATTGGTGGAGAATTCTTGAAAAAATTCGGAGAGAAATCAGATGTAATAAATGCTGTTATGGCCCATCACAATGAAGTAGAATTTGAAACTGTGGAGGCTATACTTGTACAGGCAGCAGATGCTATATCAGCATCAAGACCAGGAGCAAGAAGAGAAACTCTTACTGCTTATCTAAAGAGATTGGAAAGTCTTGAAGAAATAGCAAATTCATTCAATGGTGTTGAATCATCTTATGCTATACAAGCTGGAAGAGAAATTAGAATAATAATCAATCCAGATTCTATAAGTGATGATGCAGCTACTAAAATGTCTAGAGATGTGGCTAAGAAAATCGAGGAAACAATGCAGTATCCTGGACAGATAAAAGTTACTATTGTTAGAGAAACTAGAGCAGTAGAATACGCTAAGTAA
- a CDS encoding TIGR00282 family metallophosphoesterase, with protein sequence MKVLIVGDIVGNPGRETLRTYLERKRKDYDLVIVNGENSAAGFGITGKLADQLFSWGCDVITGGNHIWDKKEFYDYLDKTDKVLRPANYPDGVPGVGHTIVKDRNGNKVGIISLQGRVFMPPIDCPFKKAKELIEEIKKETKIIIIDFHAEATSEKIAMGWHVDGYVSVVYGTHTHIQTADNKILPEGTGYITDVGMTGSDNGVIGMSVESILPKFLNALPQRFEIAEGNERLNGIEVEIDMETGECKSIERVNKSLTEISFS encoded by the coding sequence ATGAAAGTTTTAATAGTTGGAGATATAGTAGGAAATCCAGGAAGAGAAACATTAAGAACATATTTGGAAAGAAAGAGAAAAGATTATGATCTGGTTATAGTAAATGGGGAAAATTCAGCAGCAGGATTTGGAATAACAGGAAAACTGGCAGATCAATTATTTAGCTGGGGATGTGATGTTATAACTGGTGGAAATCATATCTGGGATAAAAAAGAATTTTATGATTATCTTGATAAAACAGACAAAGTATTGAGACCAGCAAATTACCCAGATGGAGTACCAGGAGTAGGGCACACTATAGTAAAAGATAGAAATGGAAATAAAGTTGGGATAATATCTCTTCAAGGAAGAGTTTTTATGCCTCCTATTGACTGTCCATTTAAAAAAGCAAAAGAACTAATAGAAGAGATAAAAAAAGAAACAAAAATTATCATAATAGATTTTCATGCTGAAGCTACTTCAGAGAAAATAGCCATGGGTTGGCATGTAGATGGATATGTTTCAGTAGTATATGGAACACATACACATATCCAGACAGCAGATAATAAGATACTTCCAGAGGGAACAGGATATATTACTGATGTGGGAATGACTGGATCAGATAATGGAGTTATAGGAATGTCTGTTGAATCAATACTTCCAAAATTTTTAAATGCACTTCCTCAGAGATTTGAAATAGCTGAAGGAAATGAGAGATTAAACGGAATAGAAGTAGAGATAGATATGGAAACAGGAGAATGTAAAAGTATAGAGAGAGTAAATAAATCGCTTACTGAAATAAGTTTTAGTTAA
- the prmA gene encoding 50S ribosomal protein L11 methyltransferase — translation MKVVEIKVIYESDDIEKATKEISDIFYDFGVTGLKIEEPLAHKNPLDFYKNEKDFLMVDHAISAYFPLNPYSEKRKTAILERFQEQFSERDDIIYTVDFYEYDEEDYQNSWKKYLFPEKVSEKFVVKPTWREYEPEEDELIIELDPGRAFGTGSHPTTSLCLKLMEENIKAGDSVIDVGTGSGILMIAADRLGASEIYGTDIDELAVESAKENLELNKIDGNKAKVFKGDLISVVENKKFDVVVANILADVLLILLNDISKVVKKDGLIIFSGIIEDKCEILKKEIEALGFEILEIKADKEWRAMLIKAN, via the coding sequence ATGAAAGTAGTAGAAATAAAAGTAATTTATGAAAGTGACGATATAGAAAAAGCTACAAAAGAAATATCAGATATATTTTATGATTTTGGAGTTACAGGATTGAAGATAGAAGAGCCTCTTGCTCATAAAAATCCTTTGGACTTTTATAAAAATGAAAAAGATTTTTTAATGGTGGATCATGCTATATCAGCTTATTTTCCATTGAATCCATATTCTGAAAAAAGAAAAACTGCCATATTAGAAAGATTTCAAGAGCAATTTTCAGAAAGAGATGATATAATATATACTGTTGATTTTTATGAATATGATGAGGAAGATTACCAAAATAGCTGGAAAAAGTATCTTTTCCCTGAAAAAGTAAGTGAAAAGTTTGTAGTTAAACCTACTTGGAGAGAATATGAACCAGAAGAAGATGAACTTATAATAGAACTTGACCCTGGAAGAGCTTTTGGAACAGGATCTCATCCTACAACTTCTCTTTGTCTCAAATTAATGGAAGAAAACATTAAAGCAGGAGATAGTGTTATAGATGTGGGAACTGGATCAGGAATCTTGATGATAGCAGCTGACAGACTTGGAGCTTCTGAAATATATGGAACAGATATAGATGAATTAGCTGTAGAGTCAGCAAAAGAAAATCTTGAGCTTAATAAAATAGATGGAAATAAGGCTAAAGTATTTAAAGGTGATCTTATATCTGTAGTTGAAAATAAAAAATTTGATGTAGTAGTAGCTAATATATTGGCAGATGTACTTTTAATTCTGCTGAATGATATATCTAAGGTAGTAAAAAAAGATGGGTTAATAATTTTTTCTGGTATCATTGAAGATAAATGTGAGATCTTGAAAAAGGAAATAGAAGCATTAGGATTTGAGATATTGGAAATAAAAGCTGATAAAGAATGGAGAGCAATGCTCATAAAAGCTAATTAA
- the cmk gene encoding (d)CMP kinase, with amino-acid sequence MEEFIVTVDGPAGSGKSTIAKIVASKYGLTYLDTGAMYRMIALYALENNVNLEDEKSVEAMLENTKLDIVGNKFFLNGKDVSEEIRTPEVSGIVSPVAAIKAVRVKLVELQREISKGKKTILDGRDIGTVVFPNAQVKIFLVASPEERARRRLNEYKEKGIEADFESVITSIKERDHIDSTRKESPLMKADDAVEIDSSVMTIEEVVQAISECIDRKVK; translated from the coding sequence ATGGAAGAATTCATAGTAACAGTAGATGGACCAGCAGGAAGTGGAAAAAGTACAATAGCTAAAATAGTTGCATCTAAGTATGGACTTACATATTTAGATACAGGAGCAATGTACAGAATGATTGCTCTTTATGCATTGGAGAACAATGTAAATCTTGAAGATGAAAAAAGTGTAGAAGCAATGCTGGAAAATACAAAACTGGATATTGTAGGAAATAAATTTTTTCTTAATGGAAAAGATGTGTCAGAAGAAATAAGAACTCCTGAAGTAAGTGGGATAGTTTCTCCAGTAGCAGCTATAAAAGCTGTAAGAGTAAAACTGGTAGAACTGCAAAGAGAAATAAGCAAAGGGAAGAAAACTATTTTAGATGGAAGAGATATTGGAACAGTAGTTTTTCCAAATGCACAAGTGAAAATATTTTTAGTGGCTTCACCTGAAGAGAGAGCTAGAAGAAGACTTAATGAATATAAAGAAAAAGGGATAGAGGCTGATTTTGAATCTGTGATAACTTCTATAAAAGAAAGAGATCATATAGATTCTACAAGAAAAGAGAGTCCTCTTATGAAAGCAGATGATGCTGTGGAAATAGACAGCAGCGTAATGACAATAGAGGAAGTGGTTCAAGCTATATCAGAATGCATAGACAGGAAGGTAAAATAA
- a CDS encoding 3-deoxy-D-manno-octulosonic acid transferase, producing MLYNVIRVLITPFLYMYMLVNKEKKEFFYKRIKQNLDILKKEKYIWVHCSSVGEVNLSEALVKKILSERKERILLTVMTDTGMGTAKEKYKNNERVDILYFPLDDKNVIKNILERIEMKILILIETEIWPNLITECHKNGKVIVVNGRISDRSFGRYEKLSFYLRGVFKDVDGFYMQSKLDSERIIKIGADENRVETLGNLKFDIDLERFDEKTKEELKKFLGVHGRKVFTAGSTRTGENEIILQVFKKLTNTILILVPRHIERVPVIEELIKKEGLTYKKYSKIDSDNFEKTDIILVDKIGVLRKLYSIADIAFVGGTLVDIGGHSLLEPLFYGKTPIFGPYLQNVKDISKEVLNKNIGYKVENVDEFLEAVNQIERNSDMYKKNIEVFFEENNRTADKILEKIDKLLEVED from the coding sequence ATGTTGTACAATGTCATAAGGGTATTGATCACTCCATTTTTATATATGTATATGCTTGTAAATAAAGAAAAAAAAGAATTTTTTTATAAGAGAATAAAGCAAAACTTAGATATATTGAAAAAAGAAAAATATATCTGGGTACACTGTTCTTCAGTGGGAGAAGTAAATCTTTCAGAAGCGTTGGTAAAAAAGATACTTTCTGAGAGAAAGGAAAGAATACTTCTTACAGTAATGACAGATACAGGGATGGGGACGGCAAAAGAAAAATATAAAAACAATGAAAGAGTGGATATATTATACTTTCCTTTAGATGATAAGAATGTTATAAAAAATATACTTGAAAGAATAGAGATGAAAATTCTTATTCTCATTGAAACAGAGATATGGCCAAATCTTATCACTGAATGTCATAAAAATGGGAAAGTAATAGTAGTTAATGGAAGAATATCTGACAGAAGCTTTGGAAGATATGAGAAGTTGAGCTTTTATCTTAGAGGTGTTTTTAAAGATGTAGATGGATTCTATATGCAGTCGAAACTTGACAGTGAAAGAATAATAAAGATAGGAGCAGATGAAAACAGAGTAGAAACTCTTGGAAATCTGAAATTTGATATAGATCTTGAGAGATTTGATGAAAAAACTAAAGAGGAACTGAAAAAATTTTTAGGAGTACATGGAAGAAAAGTTTTTACTGCTGGAAGCACAAGGACAGGAGAGAATGAAATCATTCTTCAGGTGTTCAAAAAACTTACAAACACAATACTTATACTGGTACCAAGACATATTGAAAGAGTCCCTGTAATAGAGGAATTGATAAAAAAAGAGGGGCTGACATATAAGAAATATAGTAAAATAGATAGTGACAATTTTGAAAAAACTGATATAATACTTGTGGATAAAATTGGAGTATTAAGAAAGTTATACTCAATTGCTGATATAGCATTTGTTGGAGGAACTCTTGTAGATATAGGTGGGCATAGTCTTTTAGAACCACTTTTCTATGGAAAGACACCAATATTTGGACCCTATTTACAAAATGTAAAAGATATTTCAAAAGAAGTATTGAATAAAAATATAGGTTATAAAGTAGAAAATGTAGATGAGTTTTTGGAAGCTGTGAATCAAATAGAAAGAAACAGCGATATGTATAAAAAAAATATAGAAGTTTTTTTTGAAGAAAACAACAGAACAGCTGATAAAATTTTAGAAAAAATAGATAAGCTTTTAGAAGTGGAGGATTAA
- the trmB gene encoding tRNA (guanosine(46)-N7)-methyltransferase TrmB, with the protein MVNDSIKDDLWRHFFKNPRKNYNPYILRLLDYPEYIIFDKEIMDSYKGKWKEFFKNDNPVYLEIGSGSGNFAQGMAMRYPERNHIGLELRFKRLVLSATKVKRDNSKNVLFLRRRGEEVLSFVAENEIEGVYVNFPDPWEENEKNRVVQESFFKILDVVLKKGGKFFFKTDHDKYYQDVIDLVNSIDGYEVIYHTPDLHNSEKAADNIKTEFEQLFLCKHNKNINYIEIEKTK; encoded by the coding sequence ATGGTAAACGATAGCATAAAAGATGATTTGTGGAGACATTTTTTCAAAAATCCAAGAAAAAATTATAATCCATATATATTAAGACTTCTTGACTATCCAGAGTATATTATTTTTGATAAGGAAATCATGGATTCATACAAAGGAAAATGGAAAGAGTTTTTTAAAAATGATAACCCTGTTTATCTTGAGATAGGATCTGGAAGTGGAAACTTTGCTCAAGGTATGGCGATGAGATATCCAGAAAGAAATCACATAGGACTTGAACTTAGATTTAAGAGACTTGTGCTTTCTGCAACTAAAGTAAAAAGAGATAATTCTAAAAATGTTTTATTTTTGAGAAGAAGAGGAGAAGAGGTACTTTCTTTTGTTGCTGAAAATGAAATAGAAGGAGTGTATGTAAATTTTCCTGATCCTTGGGAAGAAAATGAAAAGAATAGAGTGGTACAGGAAAGTTTCTTTAAAATACTTGATGTAGTATTGAAAAAAGGCGGGAAATTTTTCTTTAAAACTGACCATGATAAATATTATCAAGATGTTATTGATCTTGTAAATTCAATAGATGGATATGAAGTAATATATCATACGCCAGATCTTCATAACAGTGAAAAAGCAGCAGATAATATTAAAACTGAATTTGAACAGCTGTTTTTATGTAAACATAACAAAAACATCAATTATATTGAGATAGAAAAAACAAAATAA
- a CDS encoding adenylosuccinate synthase, which produces MAGYVVVGTQWGDEGKGKIIDVLANKADYVVRFQGGNNAGHTVVVNGEKFVLHLLPSGMLHGNGKCIIGPGVVIDPKVLLQELDTLEAKGAKVDHLFISDRAHIIMPYHVRMDELCEENSGEHKIGTTKRGIGPCYADKINRVGIRAVDLLDMNIFADKLKRGLEAKNLIFTKIYGAEPLSFDTIFEEYKGYADRLKHRIMDSIPEINKALDDGKLVLFEGAQAMMLDINYGTYPYVTSSSPTTGGVTTGAGVSPRKITKGIGVMKAYTTRVGEGPFVTELTDELGEQLRKTGFEYGATTGRPRRCGWLDLVVGKYAVDINGLTDIVITKIDVLSGLDTVKICVAYDIDGKRYTSVPASTEILSRAIPVYEELPGWKEDITQMKNYDELPENCKKYIKRMEEFLGCPISVVSVGPDRTQNIHIREI; this is translated from the coding sequence ATGGCAGGATATGTAGTAGTTGGTACCCAATGGGGAGACGAAGGAAAAGGAAAAATAATAGATGTTTTGGCAAACAAAGCTGACTATGTAGTTAGATTTCAAGGTGGAAATAATGCAGGACATACAGTAGTAGTAAATGGAGAAAAATTTGTATTACATCTATTACCATCTGGAATGCTTCATGGAAATGGAAAATGTATAATAGGACCAGGAGTTGTTATTGATCCTAAAGTTTTATTGCAAGAATTAGATACATTAGAGGCTAAGGGAGCAAAAGTAGATCATCTGTTTATCAGTGACAGAGCTCACATAATAATGCCTTATCATGTAAGAATGGATGAACTGTGTGAAGAAAACAGCGGAGAACATAAAATAGGAACTACTAAAAGAGGAATCGGGCCTTGCTATGCTGATAAAATCAATAGGGTAGGAATAAGAGCAGTAGATCTTTTAGATATGAATATTTTTGCAGATAAATTAAAAAGAGGGCTTGAAGCTAAAAATTTAATATTTACTAAAATATATGGAGCAGAGCCTTTATCATTTGATACTATTTTTGAAGAGTACAAAGGATATGCAGACAGACTTAAACATAGAATAATGGATTCAATCCCTGAAATAAATAAAGCTTTAGATGATGGAAAATTAGTTCTTTTTGAAGGAGCACAAGCTATGATGCTTGATATCAACTATGGAACATATCCATATGTTACATCATCTTCACCTACTACTGGAGGAGTAACTACAGGAGCAGGAGTATCTCCTAGAAAAATAACTAAAGGTATAGGAGTGATGAAAGCATATACAACAAGAGTTGGAGAGGGACCATTTGTAACTGAACTTACAGATGAACTTGGAGAGCAGTTAAGAAAAACTGGATTTGAATATGGAGCAACTACTGGAAGACCTAGAAGATGTGGATGGCTGGATCTTGTAGTAGGAAAATATGCTGTAGATATCAATGGACTTACAGATATAGTTATTACTAAAATAGATGTTCTTAGTGGACTAGATACTGTAAAAATATGTGTAGCATATGACATAGATGGTAAAAGATATACATCTGTTCCAGCATCTACAGAAATATTAAGCAGAGCAATTCCTGTATATGAAGAATTACCAGGATGGAAGGAAGATATTACTCAAATGAAAAATTATGATGAACTTCCAGAAAATTGTAAAAAATATATCAAGAGAATGGAAGAATTCTTAGGATGTCCTATTAGTGTTGTATCAGTAGGACCAGACAGAACACAAAATATCCATATAAGAGAAATTTAA
- the ylxM gene encoding YlxM family DNA-binding protein: protein MELDEFLEVSTLLDYYKNLLSDKQREYLINHFEDDLSLSEIAKNNDVSRQAVYDNIKRGIKLLKDYEEKLGFHEKEKQVYQELLELKKDFKIEKLDDIIEKLF from the coding sequence ATGGAGTTAGATGAGTTTTTAGAAGTTTCAACTCTTTTAGATTATTATAAAAATCTTCTTAGTGATAAGCAGAGAGAATATCTTATAAATCATTTTGAAGATGATCTTTCACTGTCTGAGATTGCTAAAAATAATGATGTGAGCAGACAGGCTGTTTATGATAATATCAAAAGAGGGATCAAATTATTGAAAGATTATGAAGAGAAACTAGGTTTTCATGAAAAAGAAAAACAGGTTTATCAAGAACTTTTGGAACTTAAAAAAGATTTCAAAATAGAAAAGTTGGACGATATAATTGAAAAGTTATTTTAG
- the ffh gene encoding signal recognition particle protein yields the protein MLDNLGSRFQEIFKKVRGHGKLSESNIKEALKEVRMSLLEADVNYKVVKDFTNKILEKSVGTDVLKGINPGQQFIKVVNDELVELLGGTNSRLTKGVRNPTVLMLSGLQGAGKTTFAAKLANYLKKQGESVLMVGADVYRPAAIKQLQVLGEQVDVPVYAEEDNKDAVAICEHGLAKAKELNSTYMIIDTAGRLHIDEKLMDELRNIKKAVRPQEILLVVDAMIGQDAVNLAESFNNVLSIDGIVLTKLDGDTRGGAALSIKSVVGKPIKFVGVGERIDDIELFHPERLVSRILGMGDVVSLVEKAQSAIDEEDAKSLEEKIRTQKFDLNDFLKQLQNIKKLGSLGSILKMIPGMGQVGDLAPAEKEMKKVEAIIQSMTKEERKKPDILKANRKKRIALGSGTEVADINRLLKQFEQMKGMMKMFSGGKMPQFPGMKGGKGGRFPF from the coding sequence ATGTTAGATAATTTAGGTTCTAGATTTCAGGAAATTTTTAAAAAAGTAAGAGGTCATGGAAAACTAAGTGAAAGTAATATAAAAGAAGCTTTAAAAGAAGTAAGAATGTCGTTGCTGGAAGCCGATGTCAATTACAAAGTAGTAAAGGATTTTACAAATAAGATACTTGAAAAATCTGTGGGAACAGATGTATTGAAAGGTATAAATCCAGGTCAGCAGTTTATCAAAGTTGTTAATGATGAGCTTGTTGAACTTCTTGGTGGAACAAATTCAAGACTTACTAAGGGAGTAAGAAATCCCACTGTGTTGATGCTTTCTGGATTGCAAGGGGCAGGAAAAACTACTTTCGCAGCAAAATTAGCTAACTATCTGAAAAAACAGGGAGAATCTGTTTTGATGGTAGGGGCTGATGTATACAGACCAGCAGCTATAAAACAGCTTCAGGTATTAGGAGAACAGGTAGATGTTCCTGTATATGCAGAAGAGGACAACAAAGATGCAGTAGCTATCTGTGAACATGGACTGGCTAAGGCAAAAGAATTGAACTCAACATACATGATAATAGATACAGCTGGAAGACTTCATATAGATGAAAAACTTATGGATGAACTTAGAAATATAAAAAAAGCTGTAAGACCTCAGGAAATATTATTGGTAGTAGATGCTATGATAGGGCAGGATGCTGTTAATCTGGCAGAATCTTTCAACAATGTACTTAGTATAGATGGAATAGTACTTACGAAATTAGATGGAGATACAAGAGGGGGAGCAGCCCTTTCTATAAAATCTGTTGTAGGTAAACCTATAAAATTTGTAGGAGTTGGAGAAAGAATAGATGATATAGAACTTTTCCATCCAGAGAGACTTGTATCAAGAATCTTAGGAATGGGAGATGTAGTATCACTAGTTGAAAAAGCACAAAGTGCTATAGATGAAGAAGATGCAAAGTCGCTGGAAGAGAAGATAAGAACACAGAAATTTGACTTAAATGACTTTTTGAAACAGCTTCAGAATATAAAAAAATTAGGTTCTCTTGGAAGTATTTTAAAAATGATCCCAGGAATGGGACAGGTTGGAGACTTAGCACCTGCTGAAAAGGAAATGAAAAAAGTAGAGGCTATAATTCAGTCAATGACTAAAGAGGAAAGAAAGAAACCTGATATACTTAAAGCAAACAGAAAGAAAAGAATAGCTTTAGGAAGTGGTACAGAAGTTGCTGACATCAACAGACTTTTAAAACAGTTTGAACAGATGAAAGGCATGATGAAAATGTTCAGTGGTGGAAAAATGCCACAGTTCCCTGGAATGAAAGGTGGAAAGGGAGGAAGATTCCCTTTTTAA
- the rpsP gene encoding 30S ribosomal protein S16 produces the protein MLKLRLTRLGDKKRPSYRIVAMEALSKRDGQAIAYLGNYFPLEDSRVVLKEEEIIKFLSNGAQPTRTVKSILVKAGVWAKFEEAKRK, from the coding sequence ATGTTAAAATTAAGACTTACAAGATTAGGAGACAAAAAAAGACCTTCTTATAGAATCGTAGCTATGGAAGCTTTATCAAAAAGAGATGGGCAAGCTATCGCTTACTTAGGAAATTATTTCCCATTAGAAGATTCTAGAGTAGTATTAAAAGAAGAAGAAATCATTAAATTCCTAAGCAATGGAGCACAACCTACTAGAACTGTAAAATCAATTTTAGTTAAGGCTGGAGTATGGGCAAAATTCGAAGAAGCTAAAAGAAAATAG